The Providencia sp. PROV188 genome includes a region encoding these proteins:
- the soxR gene encoding redox-sensitive transcriptional activator SoxR — MNTIKTRKIAAEKVDFSRALTVGEVAKRAGVPVSTVHFYEAKGLIQSTRTQGNQRRFPPVVLRYIAIIKVAQSTGIPLKEIQDALGQFPANSKLTAEEWKGMSTEWKSSLDRRIKQLTRLRNELDHCIGCGCLSLKDCPLRNPEDILGHQGSGAQILERP, encoded by the coding sequence ATGAATACGATAAAAACGCGAAAAATTGCCGCTGAAAAGGTGGATTTTTCACGGGCACTGACGGTAGGAGAAGTGGCTAAGCGCGCAGGCGTTCCGGTTTCTACCGTACATTTCTATGAGGCGAAAGGGCTGATTCAAAGTACCCGAACACAAGGGAATCAACGGCGTTTTCCACCTGTGGTTTTACGCTACATTGCCATTATCAAAGTGGCACAAAGCACAGGTATTCCCCTCAAAGAGATCCAAGATGCACTGGGGCAGTTTCCGGCAAACAGCAAGTTGACCGCGGAAGAGTGGAAAGGGATGTCAACGGAATGGAAAAGTTCATTAGATAGACGAATCAAACAGTTAACTCGATTGCGCAATGAGTTGGATCACTGTATTGGTTGTGGTTGTTTGTCTCTCAAAGATTGCCCATTGCGCAACCCTGAAGATATCTTAGGTCATCAGGGTTCGGGCGCCCAAATCCTCGAACGTCCTTAA
- a CDS encoding MexW/MexI family multidrug efflux RND transporter permease subunit — MKFTDLFVRRPVLALVVSALIVLIGLFALSKLPIRQYPQLESSTITITTQYPGASAKLMQGFVTQPIAQAVSSVEGVDYLFSSSVQGSSLVTVRMELNRDSTQALTQVMAKVNQVRYKLPKEAYDPVIELSSGESTAVAYIGFSSTELSIPALTDYLSRVVEPMYSAIDGVAKVQVFGGQQLAMRLWLDADKLAGRGISAAEVAQAVRQNNYQAAPGKVKGEFVISNVYVNTDLTNVDEFRDLVIRNDGNGLVRLKDVGTIELGAASTETSGLMNGEPAIYLGLFATPTGNPLVIVDGMNKLMPDIIKTLPPGVKVEMAFETSRFIKASIDQVIQTLVEALLIVIAVIYLCLGSIRSVIIPILAIPLSMLGAAALMMAFGFSINLLTLLAMVLAIGLVVDDAIVVVENVHRHIEEGKSPVLAALIGAREVAGPVIAMTITLAAVYAPIGLMSGLTGALFKEFALTLAGAVIVSGIVALTLSPVMSSFMLNSKQNEGRMARIAETFFETLAHYYTAVLNFSLKNRWITGILAVGVVISLPMLYQSAPRELAPVEDQSSVLTAIKSPQHANLEYVERFSRKLHDVFMELPETESTWIINGTDGPSASFGGTNLTSWEQRERPASAIQSDLQNRVGDVEGNSIFVFQLPALPGSTGGLPIQMVLKSPQDYPVLYRTMEEIKQQARESGLFMVVDSDLDYNNPVVEVRINRSKANSLGIRMQDIGESLTLLVGENYINRFGMDGRSYDVIPQSLRSQRLTPEALSRHYVKSEDGSMIPLSTVVDISTQVEPNKLSQFNQQNAAIFQAIPAPGVTIGQAVAYLDEIASELPAGFSHDWQSDSRQYKQEGNTLAFAFMAALLIIYLVLAAQYESLVDPLIILITVPLSICGALIPLALGYATLNIYTQIGLVTLIGLISKHGILMVEFANELQANEGLDKRHAILKAAQIRLRPILMTTAAMVIGLVPLLFATGAGANSRFGLGLVIVTGMLVGTLFTLFVLPTIYSVLARNHSATALTPRRYELAEANRLIKHSEETAP, encoded by the coding sequence ATGAAATTTACGGACCTGTTTGTGCGCCGACCGGTATTGGCTTTAGTCGTCAGTGCCTTGATTGTATTGATCGGGCTGTTTGCGCTGAGTAAATTACCCATTCGCCAATATCCTCAATTAGAAAGTTCAACCATCACAATTACCACGCAATATCCGGGCGCATCGGCAAAATTAATGCAGGGGTTTGTGACTCAGCCGATTGCCCAAGCGGTCTCTTCCGTTGAAGGGGTTGATTACCTATTCTCATCATCCGTTCAAGGCAGCAGCCTTGTGACGGTGCGCATGGAGCTAAACCGCGATTCAACCCAAGCTCTCACCCAAGTGATGGCGAAGGTGAACCAAGTACGTTATAAGTTACCGAAAGAGGCCTATGACCCTGTGATTGAGCTCTCTTCAGGAGAGTCCACTGCCGTCGCTTATATTGGTTTTTCCAGTACCGAACTTTCGATTCCCGCACTAACCGATTACCTTTCCCGCGTGGTAGAACCAATGTATTCCGCCATTGATGGCGTAGCGAAAGTGCAGGTATTTGGCGGGCAACAACTGGCGATGCGTTTATGGCTGGATGCGGATAAGCTCGCTGGTCGCGGCATTTCAGCGGCTGAGGTCGCCCAAGCGGTGCGCCAAAATAACTATCAAGCAGCTCCCGGTAAGGTGAAAGGTGAGTTTGTCATTTCTAACGTGTATGTGAACACCGATTTAACCAATGTGGATGAATTTCGCGATTTGGTGATCCGCAATGATGGTAACGGATTGGTGCGCTTAAAGGATGTGGGTACCATTGAGCTGGGGGCTGCATCTACAGAAACCAGTGGCTTAATGAATGGGGAACCTGCCATTTACTTAGGTTTGTTTGCCACGCCAACCGGTAACCCGCTGGTGATTGTAGATGGCATGAATAAGTTAATGCCAGATATCATCAAAACCCTGCCGCCGGGGGTAAAAGTGGAAATGGCCTTTGAAACTTCACGGTTTATTAAAGCCTCCATCGACCAAGTGATCCAAACCCTTGTTGAAGCCCTACTGATTGTTATCGCCGTGATTTATCTGTGCCTTGGTTCGATTCGCAGCGTAATTATACCTATTCTTGCCATCCCGCTGTCCATGCTGGGTGCAGCGGCATTGATGATGGCGTTCGGCTTTAGTATTAACTTGCTGACCTTACTGGCGATGGTACTGGCGATTGGGTTGGTGGTAGATGATGCCATTGTGGTGGTGGAAAACGTGCATCGCCATATTGAGGAAGGAAAATCCCCTGTTCTGGCGGCCTTGATCGGCGCCCGTGAGGTAGCAGGTCCCGTTATCGCGATGACGATTACCCTCGCTGCGGTGTATGCACCGATTGGCTTAATGTCTGGATTAACAGGGGCATTATTTAAAGAGTTTGCGCTCACATTGGCGGGCGCGGTGATTGTATCTGGCATCGTGGCGTTAACCCTTTCTCCGGTGATGAGTTCGTTTATGTTGAACTCAAAACAGAATGAAGGGCGTATGGCGCGAATAGCAGAAACCTTCTTCGAGACCCTTGCCCATTACTATACGGCGGTGCTGAATTTCTCATTGAAAAACCGCTGGATCACCGGAATTTTGGCTGTCGGTGTCGTGATCAGCCTGCCAATGTTGTATCAATCCGCACCGCGGGAGCTGGCACCTGTTGAAGACCAGTCGAGCGTCTTAACGGCAATTAAATCTCCGCAGCATGCCAACCTTGAGTATGTGGAGCGTTTCTCCCGTAAATTACACGATGTGTTTATGGAGCTACCCGAAACGGAAAGTACGTGGATTATTAACGGTACCGATGGCCCATCAGCCAGTTTCGGAGGCACAAATTTAACGTCTTGGGAGCAACGAGAGCGCCCTGCGTCGGCGATCCAATCAGACTTACAAAATCGTGTTGGTGATGTCGAAGGTAACAGTATCTTTGTGTTCCAGTTACCTGCATTACCCGGCTCTACGGGCGGCTTGCCTATTCAAATGGTGCTAAAAAGCCCCCAAGATTATCCAGTACTGTATCGCACCATGGAAGAGATTAAACAGCAAGCGCGTGAAAGTGGCCTGTTTATGGTGGTAGATAGCGACCTCGACTATAACAACCCTGTGGTTGAGGTTCGCATTAATCGCTCGAAAGCCAACAGTTTAGGCATTCGTATGCAGGATATTGGAGAGTCCCTAACGTTGCTGGTGGGTGAGAATTATATCAACCGCTTTGGCATGGATGGACGCTCTTATGATGTGATACCGCAAAGCCTACGCAGCCAGCGACTGACGCCTGAAGCGTTATCCCGCCATTATGTTAAGTCCGAAGATGGCAGCATGATCCCGCTGTCGACGGTGGTGGATATTTCAACGCAAGTAGAGCCGAATAAATTGTCTCAGTTTAATCAGCAAAATGCCGCCATTTTCCAAGCGATCCCTGCACCGGGCGTTACCATAGGGCAAGCGGTGGCGTATCTCGATGAGATAGCCAGTGAGCTGCCAGCTGGTTTTAGCCATGATTGGCAATCTGATTCGCGCCAATATAAACAAGAAGGAAACACCCTCGCCTTCGCGTTTATGGCGGCGCTGCTCATTATCTATTTAGTGCTCGCGGCTCAGTATGAAAGTTTAGTAGATCCGTTGATTATCTTAATTACCGTTCCGCTTTCTATCTGTGGTGCCTTGATTCCGCTGGCATTGGGTTATGCCACCCTCAATATTTATACCCAAATTGGCTTAGTTACCTTGATCGGGCTAATCAGTAAACACGGGATCTTGATGGTGGAGTTTGCCAATGAGCTGCAAGCTAACGAAGGGTTAGATAAACGCCATGCCATTTTAAAAGCAGCACAAATCCGTTTACGCCCAATTTTGATGACGACGGCAGCAATGGTTATCGGTTTAGTTCCTCTTCTGTTCGCGACTGGCGCTGGAGCAAATAGCCGCTTTGGGCTGGGTTTGGTGATTGTCACAGGCATGTTGGTGGGGACGCTATTTACCCTGTTTGTGTTGCCAACTATCTATTCCGTGCTTGCACGTAATCACAGCGCAACAGCGTTAACCCCAAGACGTTATGAGCTGGCTGAAGCTAACCGTTTAATTAAACACTCTGAGGAGACGGCACCATGA
- a CDS encoding efflux RND transporter periplasmic adaptor subunit, with product MNKKTLTLLCAGLLSVGGGAAIYSTYASSDDKPQAAYQHPPVKVALAPVTLANAPRTFYGVGELEAGSQVFVAAETSGRITKIGFESGQQVKKGQLLVQLNDAVERADLARYQAQYRNAARLYDRTRSLSAQHLVAEAQVDSTRAERDMAQGLIQQTQALIAQKAIHAPFDGTIGIRQVHEGQYLSPGEAIASLVDTQTLKLNFSLDEQASPELHQGQVVDITVDAYPETPFPAKVTAIDPLIGKSRTIALQATLDNSNGKLKAGMYANVTVVRQANNAVLTIPETAVTYTAYGDTVFIAEGTGDTMTVKRVSVKTGQRFDGNIEIEHGLAEGDQVVSSGQLRLNNGSAITPIAQNTLSETPQGS from the coding sequence ATGAATAAAAAAACGCTAACTTTGCTATGTGCAGGGCTTCTCTCCGTAGGTGGAGGAGCCGCCATTTACTCGACTTACGCCAGCTCAGACGATAAGCCACAAGCGGCTTATCAGCATCCTCCAGTGAAAGTGGCTCTTGCTCCCGTCACCTTGGCTAATGCTCCACGCACTTTTTACGGTGTGGGGGAATTAGAAGCGGGTAGTCAGGTGTTTGTAGCCGCAGAAACCAGTGGGCGCATCACCAAAATTGGTTTTGAATCCGGTCAACAGGTCAAAAAAGGGCAATTATTAGTGCAGCTCAATGATGCGGTGGAACGTGCAGATTTAGCTCGCTATCAAGCACAATACCGCAATGCTGCCCGCCTATATGACAGAACCCGTTCTCTGTCTGCGCAACATTTAGTGGCAGAAGCGCAGGTGGATAGCACCCGTGCCGAGCGCGATATGGCACAAGGGCTGATTCAGCAGACCCAAGCACTGATTGCGCAAAAAGCCATTCATGCCCCATTCGATGGCACGATTGGTATTCGCCAAGTCCATGAAGGGCAATACCTTAGTCCTGGTGAAGCGATAGCCAGCCTTGTGGATACCCAAACGTTGAAGCTGAATTTCTCATTGGATGAGCAAGCCTCCCCGGAATTGCATCAAGGACAAGTGGTGGATATCACCGTCGATGCTTACCCCGAAACCCCATTCCCCGCCAAAGTGACGGCGATTGATCCGTTGATTGGCAAATCCCGAACAATTGCGTTGCAAGCTACGCTCGATAACAGCAATGGCAAGCTAAAAGCGGGTATGTACGCCAATGTCACTGTGGTGCGACAAGCAAACAATGCAGTGCTGACCATTCCTGAAACAGCGGTCACTTACACCGCTTATGGGGATACGGTATTTATCGCTGAAGGTACTGGGGACACCATGACGGTCAAACGCGTTTCCGTGAAAACGGGGCAGCGTTTTGATGGCAATATCGAAATTGAGCACGGACTTGCCGAGGGCGACCAAGTGGTCAGTTCTGGCCAGCTACGTCTGAATAATGGCTCTGCCATTACCCCTATCGCTCAAAATACATTATCTGAAACTCCGCAAGGTTCCTAA
- the arnT gene encoding lipid IV(A) 4-amino-4-deoxy-L-arabinosyltransferase: protein MMMANNKVAYFKWCLLFGFVLITYFLPLNGRMLWQPDELRYAEISRELILSSHWSVPELLGIRYFEKPIFGYWVGSFFQMLFGENNVSVRLGVVFSTLISGLFVYLSAKMAWKNKDLAFNAVLIYLSMFMILTIGTYNILDPIVTAFITMIIFFFQWGITTTQRAHKLYAYILIGVACGLGVMTKGFLVLVLPVLVCSVSAIYFKKFKDVCLYALISILVAVLVCLPWALTIASLEPDYWSYFFWVEHIQRFMADNAQNKSPFWFYMPILLAAVLPWLGYLFSSIAHAVRARGMNLYFLLWAALPFLFFSVTKGKLLTYILPCIAPIAILMASYLQQVLTQNKVATIRLNALINITLGIAAAGAFIASPYFPKMNLYQGDESYKMWIAAGAFLFWAVMGVVSFNRKFWSWAAACTLVLSLSIGHVIPKYIESNNTPQGVLTKYQDQLQNRAVLLTNNVGLGTALAWVLKRDDITMLYQTGELGYGLNYPDAENRFYRLEQLPSLLASQNNRNVAVVVDASQNEVIDALPGTPIIIKEGKLVMAFYEGQ, encoded by the coding sequence ATGATGATGGCAAATAATAAAGTTGCCTACTTTAAGTGGTGCCTATTATTCGGTTTTGTACTCATAACCTATTTTCTTCCTCTCAATGGGCGCATGCTATGGCAGCCCGATGAGCTACGCTATGCAGAAATCAGCCGTGAGCTGATATTAAGTAGCCATTGGAGCGTGCCTGAGCTGCTTGGTATCCGCTATTTTGAAAAGCCGATTTTTGGTTATTGGGTCGGTTCTTTCTTCCAAATGTTATTTGGTGAAAACAATGTCTCGGTTCGGTTAGGTGTGGTGTTTAGCACCCTTATCAGCGGGTTATTTGTTTATCTTAGTGCAAAGATGGCATGGAAAAATAAAGATCTCGCGTTTAATGCGGTGCTTATTTATCTTTCCATGTTTATGATTTTGACCATTGGGACTTATAACATCCTTGACCCAATTGTGACCGCCTTTATTACGATGATTATCTTCTTTTTCCAATGGGGGATAACCACGACACAACGCGCTCATAAATTGTATGCCTATATTCTGATTGGCGTGGCATGCGGTTTAGGCGTTATGACAAAAGGCTTTTTAGTTTTAGTGCTTCCCGTTTTAGTGTGTTCCGTTAGCGCAATTTACTTTAAAAAGTTCAAAGACGTCTGCCTGTACGCATTAATTTCGATTCTTGTTGCCGTATTAGTTTGCTTACCGTGGGCGCTTACTATTGCAAGCCTAGAGCCAGATTATTGGAGCTACTTTTTCTGGGTTGAGCATATTCAGCGTTTTATGGCGGATAACGCACAAAACAAATCTCCGTTCTGGTTCTATATGCCGATTTTGTTGGCGGCGGTGCTTCCGTGGTTAGGTTACCTCTTCTCATCCATTGCACACGCAGTTCGCGCGAGAGGCATGAACCTCTATTTCTTATTGTGGGCGGCGCTACCTTTCCTGTTTTTTAGTGTGACAAAAGGGAAGCTTCTCACCTATATTCTGCCGTGCATCGCACCCATCGCGATTTTGATGGCATCCTATTTGCAGCAGGTTTTAACTCAGAATAAAGTGGCTACTATTCGCCTGAATGCGCTGATAAACATCACGTTGGGTATCGCGGCGGCAGGGGCATTTATTGCATCACCTTATTTCCCTAAAATGAATTTATATCAAGGGGATGAAAGCTACAAAATGTGGATTGCCGCAGGGGCATTTCTGTTTTGGGCTGTGATGGGGGTAGTGTCATTTAACCGCAAATTCTGGTCATGGGCAGCCGCCTGTACGTTAGTACTCAGCCTCAGTATTGGGCATGTGATCCCTAAATATATTGAGAGCAATAACACCCCGCAAGGCGTGTTAACAAAATACCAAGATCAGCTACAAAACCGCGCGGTACTTTTAACCAACAATGTGGGATTAGGCACTGCGTTGGCTTGGGTACTCAAACGCGATGACATTACCATGCTGTATCAAACGGGTGAGCTAGGCTACGGGCTGAATTACCCAGATGCGGAAAATCGTTTTTACCGTTTAGAGCAGCTACCAAGCTTGTTGGCGAGCCAAAATAACCGCAACGTTGCGGTGGTGGTTGATGCTTCGCAAAATGAAGTCATTGATGCTTTACCGGGTACGCCAATCATTATTAAAGAAGGTAAGTTAGTGATGGCTTTCTATGAAGGTCAGTAA
- a CDS encoding SDR family oxidoreductase translates to MKGLNNKIAIVTGGATKIGATVAKILCSYGVKVTIFDIDKTNGEIVAQSEPNIDFLPVDITDDQQLKQGIDRVAQKYGQLDFLVNLAATYLDDGQASSRQDWLTALNINVVSAVMAAQFAKPHLAKAGKGAIVNFTSISSSVAQTGRWLYPASKAAMLEVTRSQAMDYAPDGIRVNSVSPGWTWSRVMDELTGGDRQKTDRVAADYHLLQRVGDPEEVAQVVAFLLSELASFVTGADYAVDGGYSAMGPEQAKPAIPRLAE, encoded by the coding sequence ATGAAAGGTCTGAATAATAAAATTGCCATCGTGACGGGTGGTGCAACCAAAATCGGCGCAACCGTGGCAAAAATCTTATGTTCCTATGGGGTCAAAGTCACCATTTTTGATATCGACAAAACCAATGGGGAAATTGTGGCGCAATCGGAGCCCAACATTGATTTTCTACCCGTAGATATCACTGATGACCAACAGTTAAAGCAAGGTATTGACCGCGTTGCGCAAAAATATGGTCAACTCGATTTTTTGGTTAATCTGGCCGCCACCTATCTGGATGACGGTCAAGCCTCTTCACGTCAAGACTGGCTAACGGCATTAAATATCAATGTGGTGAGCGCTGTGATGGCAGCGCAATTTGCCAAGCCCCATCTAGCCAAAGCGGGCAAAGGTGCAATTGTAAACTTCACCAGTATCTCCTCTTCGGTGGCGCAAACAGGTCGCTGGCTCTATCCCGCATCGAAAGCCGCCATGCTAGAAGTGACGCGTAGCCAAGCGATGGATTATGCCCCCGACGGTATTCGCGTCAATTCTGTTTCCCCCGGTTGGACATGGTCTCGGGTGATGGACGAATTGACGGGTGGCGATCGCCAAAAAACCGACCGTGTCGCGGCGGATTATCATCTTTTACAACGTGTTGGCGACCCTGAAGAGGTGGCTCAAGTTGTGGCATTCCTACTGTCTGAGCTAGCGAGTTTTGTCACTGGCGCAGATTACGCGGTCGATGGTGGATACTCCGCCATGGGACCTGAACAGGCGAAACCCGCCATTCCCCGTCTTGCTGAATAA
- a CDS encoding bifunctional O-acetylhomoserine aminocarboxypropyltransferase/cysteine synthase, translating into MKLETLSIHAGYSPDPTTKSVAVPIYQTTSYAFDDTQHGADLFDLKVAGNIYTRIMNPTNDVLEKRVAALEGGIAGLAVASGMAAITYAIQTIAQVGDNIVSVAKLYGGTYNLLAHTLPRLGIETRFAEHDDLAALEALIDEKTKAVFCESISNPAGFIVDLAALAEIAHRHGVPLIVDNTVATPYLCRPFEHGADIVVHSLTKYIGGHGTSIGGMVIDSGKFPWAEHAERFSLLVEPDIAYHGVSYTEHFGAAAFIARCRVAPLRGTGAALSPFNAFLILQGLETLALRMERHTENAVKVAQFLENHPQVAWVKYAGLPSNPEHALAQKYMQGKPASIMSFGIKGGQEAGARFIDALNLIVRLVNIGDAKSLACHPASTTHRQLNDAELARAGVSRDMIRLSIGIEHIDDILADLIQALDAAK; encoded by the coding sequence ATGAAATTAGAAACATTATCAATCCACGCAGGCTATTCTCCAGACCCTACAACCAAGTCTGTCGCGGTGCCTATTTATCAAACCACCTCTTATGCATTTGACGATACACAGCATGGCGCGGATCTGTTCGACTTAAAAGTTGCAGGTAATATCTATACCCGCATTATGAACCCGACCAACGATGTGCTAGAAAAGCGCGTTGCTGCCCTTGAAGGGGGAATTGCTGGGCTGGCGGTGGCTTCGGGCATGGCAGCTATCACCTATGCAATTCAAACTATTGCCCAAGTCGGCGATAACATTGTTTCGGTGGCAAAACTGTATGGCGGTACGTACAACTTACTGGCGCATACTCTACCGCGCCTTGGTATCGAAACCCGGTTTGCTGAACACGATGATTTAGCCGCACTAGAAGCCCTAATTGACGAGAAAACAAAAGCCGTTTTCTGCGAATCTATCTCTAACCCTGCGGGTTTTATTGTTGACCTTGCCGCGCTGGCGGAGATCGCTCATCGCCATGGCGTACCTCTGATTGTCGATAATACCGTAGCGACTCCATATTTATGCCGCCCATTCGAACACGGTGCGGATATCGTGGTGCACTCGTTAACCAAATATATCGGTGGTCATGGCACCTCAATCGGCGGAATGGTGATTGATTCAGGTAAATTCCCATGGGCAGAGCACGCAGAGCGTTTTTCTCTGCTGGTTGAGCCGGATATCGCTTATCACGGTGTCAGCTATACAGAGCACTTCGGTGCGGCGGCGTTTATTGCGCGTTGCCGCGTGGCACCGCTGCGTGGAACGGGAGCAGCATTATCGCCATTTAACGCCTTCTTGATCTTACAAGGTCTGGAAACGCTCGCGTTAAGAATGGAGCGCCATACTGAAAATGCAGTGAAAGTGGCACAATTCCTCGAAAACCATCCGCAAGTGGCATGGGTAAAATATGCGGGGCTACCAAGCAACCCTGAGCACGCACTTGCGCAAAAATATATGCAAGGTAAACCTGCTAGTATTATGTCTTTTGGGATCAAAGGCGGGCAAGAAGCGGGAGCGCGTTTTATTGATGCACTGAACCTGATTGTTCGCTTGGTCAATATTGGCGATGCAAAATCATTAGCTTGCCACCCAGCATCGACCACCCATCGTCAATTAAATGATGCAGAGCTAGCTCGTGCAGGAGTATCGCGCGATATGATCCGTTTATCCATTGGTATTGAACATATCGATGACATTCTTGCTGACTTAATCCAAGCCTTGGATGCAGCCAAGTAA
- a CDS encoding aromatic amino acid transport family protein, giving the protein MSTIKTAVNTTDKPASKWTYKDFTWVLSLFGTAVGAGVLFLPIKAGAGGFWPLVVLALIATPMIWLAHKGLARFVLSAKKHDADITDTVEEHFGKTGANIITFAYFFAIYPIVLIYGVGITNTVDSFLVNQIGMDPLPRWLLSGVLIAAMTAGVVFGRDLMLKLTSMMVYPLVFILLALSLYLIPEWNTSMLEVAPDWSAMPIVVWMAIPIIVFSFNHSPIISQFAKDQRQQFGDQAVIKTDMITGGAAFMLTGFVMFFVFSVVLSLSPAELEIAKKENISVLSHIANINPSPILSYLGPIVAFAAIVSSYFGHFLGAHEGLVGLVKSRSSVSVKKIELISLLFIVITTWIVAIINPSILGMIETMGAPMIAAILFILPVVAMRIVPAMKPFSTSKPAQIFTLLCGLASITSVIYGAFA; this is encoded by the coding sequence ATGAGCACAATAAAAACCGCAGTAAACACGACAGACAAACCTGCCAGTAAGTGGACTTATAAAGACTTCACTTGGGTATTATCTCTTTTTGGTACCGCCGTTGGTGCGGGTGTTCTTTTTCTGCCAATTAAAGCTGGCGCGGGTGGTTTCTGGCCATTAGTTGTATTAGCTTTAATTGCAACTCCAATGATTTGGTTAGCTCATAAAGGGTTAGCGCGTTTTGTTTTATCGGCTAAGAAACACGATGCTGATATTACCGATACTGTGGAAGAACATTTCGGTAAAACAGGTGCGAATATTATCACTTTTGCTTATTTCTTTGCGATTTACCCAATCGTATTAATTTACGGCGTGGGTATCACTAACACAGTAGACTCATTCTTAGTGAACCAAATTGGTATGGACCCACTGCCACGTTGGTTGCTGTCTGGTGTGTTAATTGCAGCAATGACCGCAGGTGTCGTATTCGGTCGTGACTTAATGCTGAAGCTCACTTCTATGATGGTTTATCCATTAGTCTTCATCTTATTAGCGCTGTCTCTGTACCTGATCCCTGAGTGGAATACGTCGATGTTAGAAGTCGCACCAGATTGGAGCGCAATGCCGATTGTTGTCTGGATGGCGATTCCTATCATCGTATTCTCTTTTAATCACAGCCCAATCATCAGCCAGTTTGCAAAAGACCAACGTCAGCAATTTGGCGACCAAGCTGTGATTAAAACTGACATGATCACTGGCGGCGCAGCATTTATGCTAACTGGCTTCGTGATGTTTTTCGTATTCTCTGTGGTTCTGTCACTGAGTCCTGCTGAGTTAGAAATCGCGAAGAAAGAAAATATCAGCGTGTTATCCCACATTGCGAACATTAACCCATCACCAATCCTGTCTTACTTAGGTCCTATCGTGGCATTCGCAGCTATCGTTTCTAGCTACTTTGGTCACTTCTTAGGTGCGCACGAAGGTCTGGTTGGATTAGTCAAATCGCGCTCTTCAGTTTCTGTGAAGAAAATTGAGTTAATCTCTTTACTGTTCATTGTAATCACCACTTGGATCGTCGCGATTATCAACCCAAGTATCTTAGGTATGATTGAAACCATGGGTGCCCCAATGATTGCGGCAATCCTGTTTATCCTGCCAGTTGTGGCGATGCGTATCGTGCCTGCAATGAAACCGTTTAGTACCTCTAAGCCAGCGCAAATCTTTACGCTGCTATGCGGCTTAGCATCAATTACCTCTGTGATTTATGGCGCGTTCGCGTAA